The sequence ATCTGGCTGCCAGTTCAACGTATGCCACATCAATGCACAGAGTGTAGCCAGTCATTATAGCGAACTGTATCATACATTTTACAATACCAACGTCGACGTCATCCTGATATCCGAAACGTGGCTCAAGCCTACTCTTCTGTCGACCTCTTTCTCTCTCCCAGGTTTTATTCTTATCCGTAATGATAGAATGGTCGGTAGAGGAGGTGGTGTGGCCATTTATCTCCGCAGCACGTTTCCATATAAAATattgtcttcttcttctaccAACTCTAGTGCGGAGTTTCTTTTTCTTGAGGTTTGTGTTAGGAGAGTAAAAACTGTAATTGGTGTCACCTATTGTCCCCCTAATATTGATTACTTTACTGAGTTCGAAACAGTATTAGAATCTTTGGGCTCTGAGTACGCACATCTTATCATCATGGGTGACTTCAATACAAATATCCTTTCTGGTAATTCCCCTAGATCCCAGAAGCTTCTTCAAATCATTGAATCAGCTACTCTTCATCTAATGCAACTACAAGCTACGCACCTGAATACCGTCGGTGAAGACACCTGGCTCGATTTAATCCTTACCTCGAATCCTTCCTTAGTTTCCTCTCATGGTCAACATTCTGCTCCAGGGTTCTCTCATCATGACCTAAGTTTTCTTACCTATATCCTTAAATCCCCAAAACCTATTCCCAAGACCCTGCACAGGCGCTGCTTTGCTCGCATGGATCTTGAAAAACTCAGAAATGATGCAGCCGAGATAAACTGGGATCCCCTAGTAGATGCTGCATCAGTTGATCACAAAGtcgaaattttcaataatatcgTAATCAAATTATACGATATTCATGCCCCAATTAGAAAAGTAAAACTGAAACGAACGCCTGCACCGTGGATGACTGAAGGAGTTAAGATGGCCATGCGTCGCAGAGATCGCGCTTTtcgaaaatacaaaaagaatcGCATCGAAGATAATTGGGTCCTTTTTAAGTCTGCTAGGAATAGGTGTAATCAAATGATACGCAATGCCAAGCGCCGCCACATTCTGGATAATATCGCTTCTTCTTCTCCTGCCGATGTTTGGAAATTTCTCGGAAACTTGGGTATCGGCAGATCGCGACGTTTCGACATtccaaatattattcaattagaTGATCTCAACCGACACTTCTCCACATCCTCCGTGATAGATCCCTTAACTAAAAATCAAACGTTAGCTTATTTGTCTGGCCTAAGGCGTCCAGATGTTGTCCCCTTTCAGCTCTTTCCAGTTGCCCCCTCTGAGATAAGAAAAGTGATACTTTCCATTAAATCTAATGCGGTGGGATATGACAACATATGTCGCCGCATGATTATAGCTATCCTAGACTGTCTCCTACCTGCAATCTATCATATTATTAACTTCTCTCTTGACTCTGGAGAGTTTCCTTTCCTATGGCGCAGAGCTTATGTTCGTGCCCTACCTAAAATTCCTGACCCTTCTGTTCCTAATCACTTTCGCCCAATTTCAATCTTACCCTTCCTATCCAAAGTGCTCGAGATCTGTGTCCATAAGCAGCTTTctcgatttatatttaataattccctAATTAGCCCTTTTCAATCTGGGTTTAGACCAGGCCACAGCACCATTTCCGCGCTTCTGAAAGTGACAGGTGATATCAGGGTGGGCTTGGAAGAATCCAAAATCACTATACTAGTTTTGGTTGATTTCTCAAACGCGTTTAACACCGTTTGTCACGATATCCTTCTTTCCATCCTCTCTCATCTCAACGTCTCAAAAGGGGCGTTGGATTGGTTCTCTTCCTATCTTCAGGGACGTCAGCAATCTGTTCGTAATGACGAACTCTCATCAAACTGGTGTAATCTTGAATCTGGCGTCCCACAAGGCGGTGTCCTCTCTCCTctcttgttttcaatttttataaattttctcacCCCTGAGCTACGGTGTGCATTTCATCTTTACGCCGATGATCTACAACTGTACGCACAAACCGATGTTGATCACATATCGGACGCTATTACCAAACTAaacaatgatttaaaatcaatcaaaaattggTCCGATAGGTTTGGTCTGGCGGTGAATCCTACCAAATGCCAGGCGTTAATTGTTGGTAGCCATCGAAATATGAGTAAGATCAGTAATTTTAAGCTGCCGCCTGTTGTTTTCAATGACATAATCATCCCTTTTAGCCGAAACGTGGAAAATCTTGGATTACACATTGACACTACACTTGGTTGGAGAGCGCAAATAACATCCATTAGTCAAAAAGTCATCAGGACCTTGCGATCTCTCTATCGGCTAAAAAATATGCTACCATCAAATGTAAAGGCCATGCTTGTGCAGACTTTAATTTTCCCTATGGTAGACTACGGTGATGTGTACTActatgacctgaatgcagatctcCTCAACAAACTAGACCGCCTTCTCAATAATTGCATTCGATTCGTTTTCAATCTTAGAAAATATGACCATGTGTCCGCGCATCGAACTCGTCTGAAATGGTTACCGATCCGTCAGCGTAGAGAGGAGAGAGCGCTTACTACCTTGTTTTCTCTTTTGGACTCTGCCTCTTCACCCTCTTACTTAAAATCGCATTTTAAATACTTGAACGCAAGCCATGACAAAATTCTACGTTCTTCACATAATCGTCTCTTACAATGTCCTATCCATCGCTCagattttttacattcttctttctttgtacagtccataatattatggaattcgcttcccaaagaaatcaggatgatcagcaatcgctttacttttaaactcaaagttcgcgaatacatccacaaaaaactggaagaatcatctccaaactaatttatttcatttttcaattattattattatattatatatatatgtctatgtatgtgtatatatatatatatatatttacttttagccattcttaactataatactaaattgtgtagtttcatgtgtatattattgtgtgtaattatgtgtatgtatgtattttactattttatacatgggtatattgaattgtagtatgtgtattctataatactgagatattattttaaggaagatttttgttttgagtttgttctttttttttgttttgttgttgttgtttgttattcttttgtcaatgcacctaccatgcattatctctgcaccaccctatggtcgactggaagagaatgcccatggcattaagtccgcctgtgtacaagttttgttttgtgcataaagtataaataaataaataaacttttactaatggttcatggtacaaaaatcatgattgtaatgtaaacaatttatttctattacagCTAAGGACGATATCATAGAACAACCCGATAGAGACGCTGTGCACACAGTGAGTCCTGCATCGTCAGAGATTGAAGACGGTCATGACATCGAGGTGAACGTGGACGTCCACCAGCGTATTAGAGGCGActccctcttaagtcaaagtcgatgggcggagccattgacaACGAGGACTCACGTGGACTTGTGACGTCAcctggaggggcaaccgaccgaccagcggggacatcacgccacctcggatcactttgctggaagcgcgcgcagcgttcacttgtcttagatttaatattctgtgtcgatcttTCCTACccacttttttgtattttgttgatttttaaattatattgttgCTTGttagttctattttttttatttaaattattaagccattgctaaaaacatatattttaaataattaaaaatatttacaataatcgaaaaaacaagtaaaaaaatacaataaaaaaaataaaataaaaataataaaaatgaaaatgaaaaggccaggagcgaacgcctcattcgcACGTAGTGTCATCTAAAGTAAGGCCAACCAGACgagataaaaaatgtaaacaaagtttcaggagtaaaaaacatttttatttaaataaattattacaaagttcgaATTTTAATCGCTGTCATCTGTACTTGACAAAGATGATTCGTCGGAAGAGTCCGAGTCAGCTGTGTTTATGATAAAACTATCTATTGTATATTCAATCATGTTGTCAATATTGCTATAAAAATTGTCCTCGACTTTTATAACATGATCCACACAATTTCGCCATTTATCAGCAGATACACGTTGGATCCCCTCTTGTAGCAGTTTTTTCATATCTTCAAATTTAAATGTAGTATTATTGCGAGCTACGTGTCCCTTTATGTCAGCCCATACGAGTTCAATGGGATTGAGCTCGCAATGATAAGGTGGCAGTCTTAGGACTTCCACCTTAAATTGTTTTGCAAGCTCATCCACAGCATAACTTTGGTAGTTCGCCTTTACGTCATTCACTTTCTTTAAAAGTTCTGCCTTTACGTATTTTTCATCATAGCCTAGATCTTTATTACGCAGCCATTCTTCAATACTTGCTTTTCTCCATGCTGTGGTGGGTGTTTTTTCTTGGCGTCTTGAGTGGTAAGGAGCATTGTCCAGTACCACTACCGCATTTTCACCAAGTTTTGGTAAAATATTCTCAAACCACTGCTCAAAGCGGTTCGCGTCCATTGACTCGTGGTAATcacttgtattttttgactCAAATACATCATCAGCCCCCTCTATGAAACCATTTTCATTTCCCATATGCACCACAATCAGTCGTCTGCCCTTTGAAGTAGGGTTCTTTGCACCCGTACTCAGTCCCTCCATAAAAGCTTGCCGTTTTGAAGTTATTGTGGTGTCCACGTAAGCTTTTGAAACAGTGTGCCCTGAAAAAGAAATAATCAGTTTTACATTATCAATGATATGCACTGccgaaaattctaattaaataaaactaaggaGGCAGTTATCACCAAGAGTAAAGTAAGGGCAAGAGCTAGTATTTACTAACATAATAAAGGCTCCTCTGCTGAACTGGGAGATTAACAACATAGAATGCGTTCAGCTGCTTCTCATCCTGGGCATGTCGTAAAAGCTGACTAAGGGATAGTGTCCTCCTAAACGTGATGGACTACTACATGGGCGATGTTCTGGTAACCTGTCACCATATGGTTCATCATTTCCATCTTAGGACAATGATACCGAAGGTGCCTGCAAGTTTGCCTTTGGCAACTTGTGGCTCTGTCCACCCCGATTTGGGATAACGGACGTGAAGATATGTATAATAAAGGCACAATTATATAACAAACCTGCATTCACCCATGTTTCATCCATATAGAATATAGGGCGATTCTCCGTTCGGTATTTTGTAATCTTTCTTAAGTAATTCATTCGCCATAGTACAATGTCGTCTCTGTCTATTAAAGCATTGTTTCTTTGTcgttttatatacttaaattttaaatgtttaagtattttttttattttttttatttaatatattttgtacacacagctattagaaaagacacgtcaataaggatacagagtacaagggcactacttatttcatgctgaaatctcttccagtaggcccacaaaaggaaaaaagaattaggaacacaaacctagtgtatacagtaaacattacatataataatatatacatattacaagacacaaaacaatatatatacatacaaatacatacacacacacacacacacatatatatatgtcgtggataacgacttttagtaatattaagacggtggatttgattattattttaaattatgaaatgttgttttgattaatatcacaaaatgaagggtagactccgtaacgccacagtataaaatggcggtacgtggacagagtcgtggcatttccgtgtcagacagtcattccgtccgtctcagtcagtgaatctctgacagtcagtcagtcagtcagtcggtctgtcggtatgtgcaacaaaactgtcggtttatcctgtgattgtgaaagttgtgtgtgtttagtttcaataattattattcaaaaggttttattgactttttataaactgagttcaaccaaatacgagtgatgacggaaactaccgcttagccatccctggcgccgcctacgacatcagaagtgagatcaggactctactctcactggcgtgacgtgtttgaacatgttcgaagtacagcaaaaaaaaacatgatgcagatcagaatactagtagtggtacgccacaagagcgtgaatgcagcatacgtaagtcgtgtaataacgtctctattacctcgatggaagatctgagccacgaagaaatcgtcacatcttacgttctggctcatgttgcccagttgactctcgatttatcacatggcatttactagcggaaatacgacacgtaacaagctattgcaagaaattaaggcaagtgcaagtctcaagtgaaacttcgatcgcaataatggatctgtcatgacgagtgggtagttccgacacgaatagTTTTttagccaatgactactgctagagttacatggcactagtgcagtaaaccaagACATGAGACgatgaattgtcgctgaaactttagaatctactagattcaataccaataacactacacgttcgatgacttcgggctccagcaagcaagcaaaaaagaaagcaagcaagtttccgtggggaagaaaaattgacacatctgaagtcgtcgtgacctgtaagataatacgtccggtccgttcgtgtctggcgatgcggcggtgttcgggtcccgctggcggatgcaagtttttctggtgaagtgcgtgcttgtgcgtgcttgacaagtgtttgcggttggcttccacagtgtgggagtaacatcgtgtaggagaggtggaacccgccaaattgtagtttgcgtggtggctggtaagatttgctgtggtaaaaagtttgcgtggtggtaaaatgacttgtgagtctgcacaggtaacCGGAGGTGagtcttccgcggtcgcggcctacccagtctgcgagaaccaggcagatcgcctcgacggtacggaggccggccgacgggtccgccaaacgacgagaccacgcctctagcacggactgccgagattggagcccccgcgctccggctacacttgcgctagggcgcgccacctcgtaggagactgtgaggtatccttgaatgactctgactgcgatcgcgcgctgccggcgtcgcagcgcggcgactttctcgtgggtaaggacgtggcaccagacgggtgctccgtatagtgccatcgaccgcacgggtaccatcaccctgcctatttctgccgtgaagcagtgtgtatttcggtttgaagggtggggcagcggttgtagctattctgagaccttggaacttgtatctcggggtggatgacgcgtttgcgttgtggatgtctgtggggtcCAGTAACTACATggcaccaagtgggctgtgagctcgtgcatagtccacccatctaagcaaaaacattgcCTCGAGTTGCCGCCGAGGCAAATTGATGGCGCGATGTCATCGACGGCCGCGAGCAACGCAGCAGCGGAGCGACGCCgtgacgtgccggtagctgcgtaacatcggttattttggtaaatgagaaaaatctggtgagtcgttttattttta is a genomic window of Bombyx mori chromosome W, ASM3026992v2 containing:
- the LOC134201642 gene encoding uncharacterized protein LOC134201642 is translated as MDETWVNAGHTVSKAYVDTTITSKRQAFMEGLSTGAKNPTSKGRRLIVVHMGNENGFIEGADDVFESKNTSDYHESMDANRFEQWFENILPKLGENAVVVLDNAPYHSRRQEKTPTTAWRKASIEEWLRNKDLGYDEKYVKAELLKKVNDVKANYQSYAVDELAKQFKVEVLRLPPYHCELNPIELVWADIKGHVARNNTTFKFEDMKKLLQEGIQRVSADKWRNCVDHVIKVEDNFYSNIDNMIEYTIDSFIINTADSDSSDESSLSSTDDSD